In Paramicrobacterium humi, the genomic stretch TGCTGCTTCGCTTCGTCGAGAGTGAGCCAGGCCGGCTCCGGTTGCTTGCCCGCGACGACGACATTGACGCGGTTCTGCGTGTCGAAGACGTGCTGCATCGTCGCGAGAAGAGTGTTCGCGTCCGGTGGCAGGTACACGCGGACAACATCAGCCTGCTTGCTGACGACGACGTTGAGGAATCCGGGGTCCTGATGAGAGAAGCCGTTGTGGTCCTGGCGCCACACGTGGGAGGAGAGCAGATAGTTCAGCGACGCTATCGGTCGGCGCCATGACACTTTGTCAGCGGACTCAATCCACTTGGCGTGCTGATTGAACATCGAGTCGACGATGTGGATGAAGGCCTCGTACGACGTGAGCAGGCCGTGACGCCCCGTCAGCAGGTAGCCCTCGAGGAGCCCCTGCATGAGATGCTCGCTGAGCGCCTCGATGACCTGACCGCCTCCCGCCAGATGCGTGTCAAGGTCGATGATCTCTTCCCGCCACACGCGATTCGTCACGTCGAAGACGGCCGTGAGCCTGTTCGATTCGACTTCATCAGGGCCGAACAGTCGGAACGAGTCGCGATTCTGGCTCATCGTCTCCGCGAGCCACGCCGCGAACACCTTCGTCGACTCGGCGGTCGCCGTGCGCGACGGCTGACCGTCCTTGCGGTTCTCCGGAGTGTCGGCCGTGCCCTCGCCCTCGGTGCTCGCCTTCGCGTCGGTGTGGGCACCGGTGTCGAAGACGTCGACCGCGAACGGCTCAATATCGGGAAGCATCAGCGGCGCTCGGATCCCGCCTTGAGCGTGGTCGCTCGCGCTCATGCGGAGCTTCGGCGACGGTCGCAAAGGAAGCAGATCGTCGACCGGCGCTCCCTCGAGGGTGAAGAGCTCATCCGGTCGGTAGGAGTGCAGCCACTGCTCAAGCTGTTCACGGTGCTTGTCGTTGTCGCGGACCCCGGCGAGCGGGACCTGGTGTGCGCGGTACGTTCCTTCGACTTGGACGCCGTCGACCTCGCGAGGTCCCGTCCAACCCTTCGGCGTGCGCATGATGATGGCCGGCCAGCGAGGCGAGTCCCCAGAGTTGTCGCTGCCGGATCGGGCGGACGCCTGGATCTCACGAATGCGATCGAATGCCGCATCCATCGTCTCCGCCATGGCGCCGTGCACGCCCTCGGGATCGTCGATGTCCCCCGTGACGAAGAGCGGCTCGTATCCGTGCCCGCGGAAGAACTCCGCGAGCTCCTCGTCCGGGATGCGAGCGAGCAAGGTCGGGTTCGCGATCTTGTACCCGTTGAGATGCAGGATCGGCAGCACCGCGCCGTCGGTCTTCGGGTTGAGGAAGGCGTGCGCGCGCCAGCTTGCGGCAAGCGGTCCGGTCTCGGCTTCGCCGTCGCCGATAACGCACGCGACGACGAGGTCGGGGTTGTCGAGCGCAGCGCCGTACGCGTGCATGAGAGAGTAGCCGAGCTCACCGCCCTCATTGATCGAACCAGGAGTCTCGGGTGCGGCGTGCGAAGGGATCCCGCCGGGGAACGAGAACTGCCGCACGAGCTTAGTCAGCCCTTCAACATCTTGGCCGACGTCGGGGAAGAGCTCCGAGTAGGTGCCGTCGAGCCACGCGTTTGCGACCATTGCGGGTCCACCATGCCCGGGCCCGCAGACGAAGATCATCGATGTGCCCCGCTCGACGATGATGCGATTGAGGTGCGCATAGACAAGATTGAGCCCTGGCGTTGTTCCCCAGTGGCCGAGCAGACGCGGCTTGATGTCGTCCCGAGTGAGCTCGGTGCGCAGCAGTGGATCCTGCGTGAGGTAGATCTGGCCGGCGCTCAAGTAGTTGGCTGCTCGCCACCAGGCGTGAACGGTGTCGAGCGAGACGGGCGGCGCCATGGAAGACCTCCTTGGATGGCGGGCGGATGTGGCAGCGACGGTACGCCACGAGGCGAACGGTTTCTAGGGGCTTGCGGCTCTGGGTCTGAGACCGCACCTTCACCGAACGCGCATCCTTCGGCCATTACTCTGGAGCCATCATGAGAATCTCTGTCATCGGCTGCGGCTACCTGGGTGCTGTGCACGCGGCATCCCTTGCCCATCTCGGGCATGACGTGGTCGGCATCGACGTCGATCCCGAGAAGGTCGAGAATCTCTCGGCCGGTCGAGCCCCTATCTTCGAGCCGGGTCTTCCGGATCTTCTCGCCGAGGGACTGGAATCGACGCGGCTGCGCTTCAGCACGGATATCGCGGACGCTGCCGGGGCACACGTGCACTTCATCGCGGTGGGAACGCCGCAGCTCGCAGGATCGACAGGCGCGGACATGCGCTTTGTCGACGCGGCGGTCGCGTCGCTGATCCCTCACCTCCGCGGCGGAGATCTGGTAGTCGGGAAGTCGACCGTTCCGGTCGGCACGGCGGCGCGCCTCGCGCCCGACATCGAGGCGGTCGGAGCACGGCTCGCATGGAATCCCGAGTTCCTTCGCGAGGGGTACGCGGTGACGGACACGATCGCCCCCGACCGGCTTGTCTACGGCATCGCCGATGGCGATGACATCGCCGTGGACGAGCTGAACGAGGTCTACGCGGCGGCCATCGAATCCGATACTCCCGTCATCGTCACCGACTACGCCACCGCGGAGCTCGTCAAGGTCGCCGCGAACTCGTTCCTCGCAACGAAGATCTCGTTCATCAATGCGATGGCGGAGATCGCCGAGGTGACCGGCGCCGATGTCACGAAGCTCGCCGATGCGATCGGCTATGACAAGCGCATCGGACGCAAGTTCCTCAACGCCGGCGTCGGCTTCGGCGGAGGCTGCCTGCCGAAGGACATTCGCGCGTTCACCGCCCGCGCCGAGGAGCTCGGCCGCAGCGACTCCGTCGCTTTCCTCAAGGAGGTCGACGCGATCAACCTGCGTCGCCGGGAACGCGTGGTCGAGCTCGTCATCGAGCGGCTCGGCGGGAGCGCCTTCCAGAAGAAGGTTGCGGTGCTCGGGCTCGCATTCAAGCCGAACAGCGACGATGTGCGCGACTCGCCCGCCCTCGATGTGGCCGTGCGGCTGCACGGGCTCGGCGCCAACGTTGTCGCGACGGACCCGGAGGCGATCGCGAATTCCCGGCGGCTGCACCCGCAGCTGACCTTCGGCACTGTCGAGGAGGCGCTCGCCGGCGCTGACGCCGTTGTCGTCGTGACGGAGTGGAAGCAGTACCGCCACCTTGATCCCAGAGAGGTCGCGGCTGTCGTCGCGAACCCTCTCGTCATCGATGCCCGCAATTGCCTCGATGCAGAAGCGTGGGCTGACGCGGGCTGGGAGTACGTGGGCCTCGGTCGCCGACCGCTCTCGCGCTGAGCGGGGTTAATCGAGGGGTGAAATCGACGCCTATCCCGAAACAGGGCGACCGGTACGTTACGCTCGATACCACGCAGTGAGAACTCCCTAATCTCACTTCGACGCGAGGCGCCTGGCGGGTGCTCCCTAACTGGGGGCCGCCAGGCACCTCGCGAAGCGTACCCGCCCTGCTAGCGTGATCCTGTCTTCATGCGATTACGAAAGGCGGACGCGCCGCATGACTCTTGTTCATGGCGCTCCACGCCTGCCGGTCACGGTTCTCGAACGAGAGCGGCTGCTGTGCTTTCTCGACGAGGACTCGGCGATCACCGTCGTTCGAGCATCGGCAGGTTCGGGAAAGACCGTGCTGCTCACGCAGTGGACGAGACGTGCAGCGGACGCGGGAGCGCGTGTCGTGTGGCTGGGAGCCTCGCCGGAGTCGTCGGGTCGCCTCGCATTCTGGGCCGAGCTCGGCAGGCGCTTCGCCATGCTGAGCGATGAACCGGAGTTCTCGCTGCTCGGCACGCTGTCTGAGTCGCTTTCGGCAACGCCGGACGTGTCTCCACTGCTCGGTACCCTGTTCGGACGTCTCCCGGAACAGGTAACTGTCGTCGTCGACAACGGACAAATGCTCGACGAGCAAGTGCTCCGCGATCTCGTGGACGTCGTCGCTGTCGCGCCGGCGCTGCGGGTCATCGTCGGCACGCGCAGCCGCACTCCGCTGGCGGCACTCGAGGCCATGACGCGCGTTCCGGTCTCCCTCATCGAGGGAAGCGACCTCGCTCTGACAGCAGACGAGACGGCGGAGCTTCTCGGCCCGGACTCCGATCTCGCCGAGACCGTGCTCTCGGCGTCTGACGGAAACGCGCTCGTCACGCACGCTCTCGTGCTGAGCCTTTCGCGCACGCCGGAGGGCGAGGGGCGGCTGAACACCGTGCTCAGCGAGGTGCGGAACGCGCTGGGCGGCTCTCTGCTCGGCTCGATCTCTCGTCTCGAGGACGAACGGTTCTTCGACTTCGTTCTTCGCATCGCGCGGTCCTCGGGGGTGACCCTTGAGCTGGCTCGCGAGTTGACCGGTTGCGATGACTCCGATGCGCTGCTGGTTCGCGTGGAAGAGAGCGGGCTCGGGCTGTGGACGCGCACCGCGAAGGGTGAGCTGTTCACGCTGACGACGCTCGTGCGTGAGGCGCTCGCGGCCGAGCATGAGCGCCGCCTCCCGGCCGAAGGCAAGCACCTCGACGCGATCATCGCCCGTTGGGAGCTCCGAACGGGAAAACCGCTCGAAGCGCTCGCGCGAGCAATCAGCATCGGCGACTACGATCTCGTCGCCCTCGTCATCAAGAGCGCGTGGTACCGGTTCGTGTCGGAGCACAAGCTCGCCGTCAGCGAGCTGCTGTCGCGGATTCCGCTGACCACTCTCATGCGACGTCCGCTCGTCGCGATGCTTCTCGCCCTCATCTACAACCAGTCGCCGAATCATCGACTCAAGGCCGTCGAGTTCTTCGGGCTCGCGGTCGCGGCGTCGAGACTCATGCGCAACACGCCTCCCGCCGATGCGGCGCTGCTGCGGGGCATGGAGTCCGCCGCGCTGCGTGTAATCGGTCAATCGCAGCGTGCTGCAGCCGCAGCAGAACGAACGACCGTGCTCCTTGGCGGTCTGGACGTCTCGTCTCGCGAGGAGCTCGGCACGCTCCTGCCAGTACTCGGCAACCATGCTGGAGTGAGCCTGCTTCACGCCGGGCGTACAACGGAGGCGCGCGAACTCTTCAAGGCGGCGCTCGCCGACGCCGACCTGCTCGGAACGCATTTCCGGTTCCAGCCACTGGCGAACCTCGCCGGGCTCGACGCGATTCTGGGAAACATCGTCGAGGCGAGATCGACCGTGAGCGTCGCACGTACAGCCACGTGGCCAGCACGCTGGAAGGACGGCTACGCCGGTGCGTTCTACCGCGTCGCGGAGGCGATCCTCGCGCTGGAGCTCGGCGACCCTGCAGCGGCATCGGAGCACTTACGGCTGCTCGACCCGCATCTGTCCACCATTGAGCACTGGCCCGCCATCGCGTACCTTCACGGGTTCGTCGCTCTCGCGTCCGGGGAGCCCGTGCTCGGCCTCGAGAAGCTCGCGCGGACGAGGGAGTGGCACGCGGCACGACCGACGACGTTCATGCACAGCGCGCTTACATCGATCGAATCGCAATTGCACTTGGCCGTCGGCGATGTCGCCGCTTCAGCACGTCTTCTGCGCGGCTCAAGTGGGGGACCGGTGCTCGCCCTCGCGCGCGCCCGCCATGCTCTCGTTGTCGGCGAGGTCCGCGTCGTTGCGGCGCAGCTCGCACAGGCCGCCTCCGCCGGGCTGTCGTCCGATCGCCTGCGCGCCGAGCACGCCGTCCTCGAACTCGCGCTGCTGCTGCGCGAGGGACGGGACTCGGGGCACCAGGCGCAAGCCGCGCTCGCACTGCTGACCGCGCGGGAGCTGCGCATGCCGCTCCTGCAGGTACCCGCGGAGGACCTCCTGGCGATCACGGCGCTCGCCGACCGGATGGGCGGTCGCACCGCGGAGTTCATCGCGGAGGCTCCGCTGCCGACGGGACTGCGCATGCTTGCGGAGGTGCCGACGCTGACCCCGCGCGAGCTGGTGATCCTCGAGCAGCTTGCGACGCAGCGCACGCTCCCCGAGATCGCGGCGCAGCTCGTCGTCTCGCGCAACACGATCAAGGCGCAGTCGCGCTCGCTGTACCGCAAACTCGGCGTAGGCAGCCGCGACGACGCCGTCGCCGAGGCGCGCCGGCACGGGCTTCTCTGACCCTCCGCACGCGCCTCGCGCCAGCGGCATCCGACCCTCACAAAGATCGATCTTGACCGGGCGGTCAACCAAGCTTAACGTAGGAAGTGACCCCCGGAAGTCGGGAGCCTTCTCACCAGAAGGAGTTGAGTTCGATGAAACGGTGGACACGATGGCAGGACTGGGTGGCAGTGGCCGCAGGCCTCTACGCAGCGCTCGCCACCATTTGGACGGTGGGCACGGCAGCATCCATCACACTGATGATCGTGCTCGGCGTGCTCATGATCATCGCAGGCGTCTGGAGCGTTGCGGTTCCGAAGCTCGTCTCGATGGAGTGGATCGTCGCCGTGCTCGGCGCGCTGCTGTTCATCTCCCCGTGGGTCGCGCAGTACGCCACGCACATGGGCGCCGCGTGGACCTCGTGGATCTGCGGCGGCGTCGGCGTGGTGACGGGCCTATGGGCTCTCGCGCCGGCCATGCGCATGAACCACACCACCCACGGTGGCACCCAGATGGCGCACTGATCGGGCGCGCTCGGCACCGAACCGGCCATGGCGTGCCAGGCGACGACTTCTCGCCGCCCCGCACGCCAGGGTCGGCGCGCTCGGGCGTGCGCTCACGCGCGGGCGGGAGTCTGACATGACGGAGCCGATCGCACACCGCGGCCACCTGGCCGCGGGGAAACGCCGGGGGAGCAGCGCGCGTGCCGTCGCTGCAGCCCGGTCGGATGCCGCTTCGAGCGCCATTACCCGGTCGGATGCCGCTTCCGGCGACGCGGTCTTGGATGCGCGCACGCGCATCCTCGACGCCGCCGAGCGCCTCTTCGCCCTGCGCGGGTTCGACGCGACAGCCACGTCGCTCATCGCGAAGACCGCCGCCGTGCCGAAGGGGCTGCTGTTCTACTACTTCCCCGCGAAGGTCGACATTCTCTCGACCCTGCTCGGCGAACGCCTGGGCGGCGGCGGCATCGAGCCGGGCCCCCTCGTCGTGCCGGGCAACCCCGTGCTCGCGCTGTTGAACGTGAGCGACACCTTGTTCAAGGCGCAGGCGGAATCCGACGTGCTGCGGGTGATCGTGTGGCGGGAGGAGCAGACGCACCCCGAGGTGCGCTCGGCGCTCAGCCGATATCGCCACGCCCTGCACGACACGATCGAGCAAGTGCTCGCCGGAAGCCTCGCCTCGCCTGTCGCCTCGCGCGCGCTGCGCGCGGCCGCGACGGCGTGGGGCGCGATTGTGACGGCCCGCCCGCTCGAGGGGGAGCCGTCGGGGGCCTTGCATGCGGCCGAGAACCTGCGCTCGGTCGCCGAGCTCATCTGCTCGGGGCTGCGCGAGGCCGCCGCCTGACGAAGAGGGCTCTTGCCAACGCATTGGGTTGGCAAGTCTTAAATAAGTACTTGTTTTGGTCTGGGTTGTCGGTCTAAAATAAGTGCATGTCGATGACCGTGCACACCACCAGCGATGCTCGAAGCGGGCTCAATTCGGTGCTGAAGCGCTTTCGTGAGAAAGGCATCACGGCTGAGCCTCTCGTTTTTGGAAGTCATCGGAAGCCCGAAGCGGTTGTTGTGCCGTTTGAGCTCTTTGAACGGCTCCTTCCGGCTTTGGAAGAGGTTCTGCTTGCGGACAAGGTGCGCGAGCGACTGGACGACCCGAGGCCGAGCGAGTCCTTCGACGATGTCGCTCGAGCTGTCGGTATCGATCCGGGCTCGTTCTGAATGTCCCCCAAGCCTCGATTTCGACCAGGCGTAGCGGACGACATCAACGCGCTGCCGACCGAGAATCTGAGGCGTCGTGCTCTCGTGATCGCGCTCGATGTTGCAAATGGCCGGCTGCGGGGTTTGCCTCTCGGCAATCATCGTGCCACTGGTGACCTCACGGACTGCTTCAAGGTCTACTTCGATGTCCGTGATGGTCCGCCGCGCTACCGTCTTGTCTACCGCGTGCTCGAGAGTGGCGGGATCGAAGTATCGCTCGTGGAAGTGGTTGCAGTCGGCCGCCGTGCCTCGATGGCAGTTTATGCCGAAGCTGCGCGGAGGTTAGGTCGGCTTGACGAGTGACGGCGCCGTGCTCGCTGCGGAAGCGACGTGCCGGCTATTGCATCGTGATGCGTAACCTGCAGCACCGCGCCCAGCGGCATCCGACCGCTCTTTTGTGGGTCTACGCGCAGAGTGCCGTGCTGTCGACGCGGGCGTCGATCTCGTCTGCCCGGGTGGACGCGCGGTCGTCGGCGTTGCTGAGCCGGTGCGCGCGGGCGACGATCGACGTCGCGGCGCTGAGCCCCAGGATCAGATCGACGGGCTCGGTCACGACGCCCTTCTCGGTGATCACGTCGGCGGGCAGCTCGGCCAGCGCCACGCGCTCGGCGAGGGAGTGCCGCAGCACCGGCTCCGCCTCCGCATAAGCCGCGCCGTTCAACTCTGAAGCTAACCCGTTCGCTGAGCATGATGCAGGGATCCGGCATCGACTTCGACGGGCTCTGGTTAGCCAGGAACATTCGTATTACGATTATTGGCATGGAGCGACGAATGGGCGGCCGGGAAGTTTCAGAGGCAGAGGTCGATCAGTGGGTCGAGGAGGCGGAGGCAGGGTACGCCCCCGAGACTCTCAAGACGCGCATGGGGCGTCCTGCCCGAGGCGCCGAAGCATCTCGCGTCATACCGGTGCGACTTACTGACGAGGAACTCGAGGCGATCATGGCACGAGCCAAGCGCGAGAACTTGAACCGGTCAGAAGCGATTCGTGCCGCGCTCAAGAGCTGGGCTCACGCAGCTTGATCGTTCGCAGCTCCGCGCGGAAGCACGGCATCAGTGAGGATGACGGGATCGAAGCTGCTACATGGCCGCTCGTCTCTGTTCCCCTCGACGACGAAGACCCATGTCGCTTCCTTCGCCTCGGGTTCGATACCCATGGGCGGCTGCTGGAGTTGGTCGTGTTGGTCTGGGATGACGGAACCGAAGAGCTTATTCACGCGATGAAGTGCCGCCCTCAGTATCTCGGTATGGTCGACTGAGTCCCAGCCGCGGATCTCATCTGCTCGGGCCCGCGCAAGGCGCCGGCCGCCTGACGGAGTCACCACGCGAAGCACCGCGCCTCGCGGCATCCAGCCCGCTCTTTCTCGAGGTCTACGCGCAGAGTGCCGTGATGATGCTGTCGACCCGGGCGTCGATCTCGTCCGTCCGGGTGGAGGCGCGGTCGTCGGCGTTGCTGAGCCGGTGCGCGCGGGCGACGATGTCTCGGAGCGCCTCGACCGTCGGGGGAGCGCCGGAGGGGAAGGGCCGCACGTCGGTGACGAGCCAGTGCGGGTCGATCGCCTCCGCGTCCGAGATCGCGAGGGCGTCGGCGAACTCGCCGAGCGTGAACGCGACGGTCGCGCCCTCGGGCAGCAGGCGCACCGCGCGGTCGACGTCGGCGGCGCTGAGCCCCAGGATCAGATCGACCGGCTCGGTGATGACGCCCTTCTCGGTGATGACGTCGGCGGGCAGCTCGGCCAGCGCCACGCGCTCGATGAGGGAGTGCCGCAGCACCGACTCCGCCTCACGGTCACTGCTGTACACGAGAATGCGGAACACCATCTGGCGTTCGTCGGTCATGAGGTCCGCCTCCTTCCGGGCGCGCGCCCGGTTGCCGTGGCTGCCACTGTAGTTCACCGCCGCCCGGTGCGTCCATCGATTCGCCTCGCCACCGAACCTTCAATGCGTTCTAGAGAGTCGGTCAATATTAAGTAGCACTACCGAAGACGTATTCGATACCATGCCACTCATGGACATCTTCACGCGACTCGATCACGCGGTGCACAAGGTCAGCCGCGTCCAGGCACAGGCCGAGGCGACCGCCGTGCGCGGACTCGGCCCCTCCCGCGCGCCGCGCCGCCGACAGGTCATCGGCAACGTCACCGCGCTCGTGCAGCAGCTTCCCGACGACGCCGTAGCGCAGCTGCTGTGGCAGGCAGGGGAGGTGCGCCGCTCCGCCGACGCCCTCATCGCCGTCGCCGCGGCCGAGATCCGCTCCCGCGCCGACGCGCGCCTCGACGTGCCCGCGCTCGCCGGCATCTCCGATGCCGAGGCCGAGCGTCTCGCCGCTGTCGGCGCCATGGTCGCCGAGTCCGAGGCCGCCATCGACGCGCGCGACGTGGTCGAGGCCACCGACCTCGAGGTGCCGATCGACATGCCCTGGTGGCATCCCATCGCCATCGCCGTCGTCGAGGGGCGACTGAGCGCCGCCTCCGCCGCCTCTGCCCGCGAAGGTCTCGGCGAACCCGGGGCGCACGTGACCGAGCAGGCGTTGTCGGATGCCGCCGAGCGACTCGTCTGCTCCCTCACCGCGGCCGCGCCCGACGCCGCCGCCGAGGCCGCGCGCCGTGAGCGAGCCGCGCTCGAGGGCGCTCTGCTGCTCCTCCCGGAGCCCACCGTCGCCGACGCGGATCACGCCCGCCGTGGTCATGGGTAGCCCAATTATGAGCTATTCTTGTTGAGGCCTTACGGCCATCGGGGTGTGGCGCAGCTTGGTAGCGCACGTCGTTCGGGACGACGGGGCCGCAGGTTCAAATCCTGTCACCCCGACTAAACCAAAAATCGCGGAAGTCGATCGACTTCCGCGATTTTTGCGCTTCTTGGCGTGAGCAGCGCAGGTATCTCAAAGCGACGCTTGCGTACCTACGACTTCTCTTCTCCGTCTCCGGTGGAATTGCCGGACCACTCTCAGGCATCCTGCAAGCGTGTCAGGGCGATGTCAGTCCCGTCGCGCAGAATTGGGAACGAGTCGGAGGCGAGATGGCACCGGTTGAGGTACGAGCAATCCAAGTGGAAGCCGCGATTCACAGTATCGAGCTTGAAGGCTCAAACGTGACGAGCGAAACGCGCGCCGATGCTGACTCGTACGTCGCTGGAACTATCAACTCCGATGAACTCGTTGAGCGAGTCCGCGCCCGGTATGGCCTCTCCTAATAGCTGATCCTCATCTGGTTGCAGGGACTGACGTCTGACGGGTGCTTGCCGCGCAGTGCGGATCCCGCTCCGGTACGGTGCGCTTCCCCGCCGCACCAACGACGCTGACGGCGGGATACCGACGGGCGATGGCTGGTTCAGGTGAGATCCACGAGCGTCTACTAGCGCGCGGGTATCGACGGGACGGCGGCAACCGTTACGTGCGAGAGGCCCCGACGGCATTGAGCAGAGCTTAGACCTCCTTGTGCTGAATCACGACATCCGTCTCGGCACCTACGCGGTCGACGGTCGCCAGTTCGACAGCATGCCGGGATTCACGGTAGCCCTCGCCACGCGGCTGAGCATCAATGTCGTAGCCAGGCTCAGCACCGGAGAGGAGCTGCAGTTCACCTGCAATGTTCCGTCGGTTGAGGGCGCTATCATCCTCAAGGCCTACGCGTGGGACGGGCGCCATGCGGCGAAGGACGCTGTCGACCTGCACAGTCTGTTTCGCATTGTCGAGTCACACGACGTCGACGTCATCGGCGGCTGGCACCTCGATGAGTCTCCGCCCAAGGGAAGCCGGCGCGATTCCAGTCGCACCCTTCATGCCCTCGCACGCGGCTGGGAAGCACGGCCGCCGAAGGTGTCGTTCAACTACAGGCAGCTCATCTCAAGCATCCGGACTCGCGTCGCTGGAGTTGAGGCGGATCGCCGTGTATAGGCGCGTCTCAAGTTCCACATCGAGGACGCGATCTGTCGTCCATCTGTGAGATCTTCCAACCTCGATCCCGACAGAGGAATCCATCGCCCGGGACCCGGGCTAGCGTGTCGGCAAGAAGCCGTGACATCGCGGGTCCGCCTTTGAGCCTCGTCGATGCTCGGAATGTGCGTGACCCGTTCTTTGCCAAGTCGGCGTTCGGTAGCGCACGCGAAGTGTATGCGGCCTGAAACGCCGGCCTACTTGTGGGATGCCCTTCGAGCCTCAACTCTCAGGCGAAGGTCGTGATTTTAGTCGGGTGGTTCCTCTCCGGAAAGGTCGCCATCAGCCAACCGTGCGGATCCCGGCGCTGTGCAGCGCTCGCTGCAGCAGGAGCGCGAGCGCCGTCGCCGCGAGGGCTGACGCGACACGGGCGACGAACACGAGTGCAATGAGCGTCGGTGTCAGGAGGTCGGGGCTGATGATCGGCAGCGACAAGGCGAAGATCATGATGGCGCCGGCGAGAGAGGCGAGAGCCCATCGCGAGCGCGACGCCCAGCGGCATCCGGTCGCCTTGATCGCCAGGCCGATCGCGAGGGCGGGAAGAGCTAGCGCGGGGAAGAGCAGGATGCCGAGGGTGCTGAACGGGAATGCAAGGGCGGCCGCGATGACGGCGGTCAGCGGGATCGCGCCCCACCAGCGGGTGAGCAGGCCCGCGAGGGTCGGGAGAATCTGGTGGATGCCGGCGACGGCGGCGTAGGCGACGGGGGAGGTCCAGGCCACGGCGGTCGTGAACGGCGTGAGGGCCGCGAGGATGACGGCGGTGACGGCGCCGAGCGCCGCGATGACGAGCAGGGTGCGGCTCGCGACGCGTCGCTGCGGGGCCGCGGTGGTCGGGGACACGAGGTCGAGGTTATCGTGCTCGCCGGTCGTCGCGGGGACGCTGGCTACACTGAACCCGTGGGGAACGACGCGGGGGCGCGGCTTCAGGGCGGCGACGGCGAGGTGCGTGCCGTCGCGCGGGAGGCGTTGGCGGTGCTGCGGCGCGACGACGCACGGGCTGGCGGCATCCTGAGCGGCATCGAACGGCTTGCTCGCGCGCGACGGGTGACGCCGACGCGTGGGGGAGCGGTCTTCTTCACCCTGCTCGGTATCGGGCTGGTTGCGGCGGTCGTGTCGGGTGCCCTCGCGGGGCCGCCCGGCAAGCGGATCATGATCGACCCGGCGACGGCGGTTCCGGCGCTGATGGCTGCGGGGATCGTGGCGGTGCTGGCGCTCGCGGCGGCTCTGGCCCGCGGCATCCATCGACCCGTCCCGTCGGATGCCGGGGTCATTCTCAGCGTGATCGTCGCGCTCATCGTGGCGGGCATCGCCGTCTACCGGCTCGTGGTCGGTCCGTCGGGCGGAACGGCTGCGCTCCCGCCCTCGGCGTATGTGCTGTGGCTCGCGGGTGCCGCGGTCATCGTCATGGAACTCGTCGTCATCGCCGGCGTACTTCGGCGGGCCGTCCGGTCGCGGGACGCCGCGTTCGCCCGCGGGCGGCCGGATCGCGAACCCTCGTTGCGTGCGCAGGCTGAGGAGCTGGCGCAGAAGGACCGGGCGCTCTCGGTGCGCACGCGCGCCGACTGGGAGGCCGCGCTCGCCGAACTGCAGTCGGTTCCGACCGCGACGATCGAGCAGGCGCGACTCCTCGGGCCGATCGGCTGGCTCGCCTGGGCGGCATACGGACGCCGCATCGACCCGACAGAACTCGCGCCGCACGAAGGAGGCGCCGCACATGGACAGCCCATACCCTGACGCCCGCAGCTGGGCCCGCGACCACTCGCTCGCCAATGTGCCGCGGCTGGCGCGGCTGGAGGGATTCGCGTTCCAGCAGCATCCCGAGATCGTCGCCACATTAGGCGACGACGGTGCCGCCATGGCCAGGTTCGCGCGCGAGCGAGAGCGTCGCCGTTCGCCGGCGACGCGGGCGGGCAACGCGGCCATCCTCATCGTGGGGCTCATCGCGGTTCTCGCGCCGATCACCGGCGTGGCCGTTTACGGGGACGCGCCGGTGCACATCGCGCCGACAGGGCCGCTCGACGCGCACATCGCCGTGCCGATCGCGGGCGTGTGCTTCGTCATCGCCGCGCTGACGCAGCTCGTGCTGTGGGCCGTGTGGCTGCGGCAGCGCGCCCTGTGGTCGCCCCT encodes the following:
- a CDS encoding antitoxin VbhA family protein — translated: MAPVEVRAIQVEAAIHSIELEGSNVTSETRADADSYVAGTINSDELVERVRARYGLS
- a CDS encoding type II toxin-antitoxin system Phd/YefM family antitoxin; this encodes MSMTVHTTSDARSGLNSVLKRFREKGITAEPLVFGSHRKPEAVVVPFELFERLLPALEEVLLADKVRERLDDPRPSESFDDVARAVGIDPGSF
- a CDS encoding SPW repeat protein, whose translation is MKRWTRWQDWVAVAAGLYAALATIWTVGTAASITLMIVLGVLMIIAGVWSVAVPKLVSMEWIVAVLGALLFISPWVAQYATHMGAAWTSWICGGVGVVTGLWALAPAMRMNHTTHGGTQMAH
- a CDS encoding ribbon-helix-helix domain-containing protein, with protein sequence MMQGSGIDFDGLWLARNIRITIIGMERRMGGREVSEAEVDQWVEEAEAGYAPETLKTRMGRPARGAEASRVIPVRLTDEELEAIMARAKRENLNRSEAIRAALKSWAHAA
- a CDS encoding TetR/AcrR family transcriptional regulator; this translates as MTEPIAHRGHLAAGKRRGSSARAVAAARSDAASSAITRSDAASGDAVLDARTRILDAAERLFALRGFDATATSLIAKTAAVPKGLLFYYFPAKVDILSTLLGERLGGGGIEPGPLVVPGNPVLALLNVSDTLFKAQAESDVLRVIVWREEQTHPEVRSALSRYRHALHDTIEQVLAGSLASPVASRALRAAATAWGAIVTARPLEGEPSGALHAAENLRSVAELICSGLREAAA